The Moorena producens PAL-8-15-08-1 genomic interval CGAATCTGGGCAATCTCATGGGCTAGGGAAATCAGTGGTTCCAATGCTTGTTGAGTATCCACGTCATGGTTAGTGGAATCTGGCTCATAGCTCTCTAAGTAGAGGCGTAGGGTTGCCCCTTTTGTGCCAGTGCCAGATAGGCGGAATATAATCCGAGAGCCATCAGTAAAGCCAATCCGAATCCCCTGCTTTTGGCTGATGCTCCCATCTACTGGGTCTGTGTAACTAAAGTCATCACCATACTCTACCTGGTAAGAACCAAATTGCTGTCCTTTCAGGTCTGGGACACTTGAACGCAGACGCTCCATCAGTTCCTGAGCTCGTGCCCCATCTACCTCTTCATAGTCATGGCGGGAATAGAAATTACGACCATAGGTTTGCCAGTGGCTACGGACAATCTGCTCCACTGATTCACCCCGCACTGCCAGGATATTGAGCCAGAATAGCACTGCCCAAAGCCCATCTTTTTCCCGTACATGGTTAGAACCAGTGCCGAAACTTTCTTCACCGCACAAAGTGGCTTTACCTGCATCCAATAAATTGCCAAAAAACTTCCAACCTGTTGGGGTCTCATAGCAATCAATACCCAACTGAGCCGCCACTCGGTCTACAGCAGCACTGGTTGGCATGGAACGGGCTACCCCTGCTAAACCTTGACTATAACCAGGTACAAGATGGGCATTGGCGGTTAACACGGCTATGCTATCACTGGGGGTAACGAAGAACGAGCTTCCCAGGATCATATTGCGATCGCCATCTCCATCAGAAGCAGCTCCAAAATCTGGGGCATTATCACCATAGAGAATATCCACCAAGTCCTTAGCATAGACTAAATTAGGGTCAGGATGACCACCGCCAAAATCTTCTAACGGTATACCATTAAGTACAGTACCTTCTGGTGCCCCTAAGCGTTTTTCAAAAATAGCATGGGCATAGGGACCAGTTACCGCATGTAATGAGTCCATACACATGCCGAATTTCCCAGAGGTTAGTAGCTGGTGAATGCGGTCAAAGTCAAACAGGGACTCCATTAATTGAGTATAAGGCTCAACTGGGTCAATCACCTCAACGCTCAAGGTTCCCAGGGTAAATGCACCTGGTCGGTCTAGATTCACATCCGCAGCCTCCAGGATTTTGTAACTATCGATGACTTTACTCCGAGCATAGATAGCTTCCGTCACCTTTTCCGGTGCTGGTCCACCATTACTGGTGTTATACTTGACACCGAAGTCACCCTTTGGACCCCCAGGATTGTGGCTGGCCGAGAGGATAATGCCACCTAATGCCTTATGCTTGCGAATAACACAAGATGCTGCTGGGGTAGACAGAATACCACCACAACCGACTAACAACCGACCTAACCCATTGGCGGCTGCCATTTTGAGAATGGTCTGAATTGCTTGCCGATTGTAGTAGCGACCATCACCCCCTACAACTAGGGTTTGACCTTCACAGCCTTCTAGGGAGTCAAAGATAGACTGGATAAAGTTTTCTAGGTAATGGGGCTCCTGAAAAACGGTGACCGACTTACGAAGTCCGGAAGTACCGGGCTTTTGGTCTGTAAAGGGCTTAGTCGAGACAGTGCGTATGTTCATTACAAGCTAGCTACAGGTTGTACTGCTAATTCTTTATTGTTAACTGTTACCTGTTAATTGTTAATGAAAAAATCAAAAGTCTTTGATAAATGACTGATGACTTTTAGTGAACCCTGCTCTAGAAAAGCGCGAACG includes:
- a CDS encoding alpha-D-glucose phosphate-specific phosphoglucomutase, with the protein product MNIRTVSTKPFTDQKPGTSGLRKSVTVFQEPHYLENFIQSIFDSLEGCEGQTLVVGGDGRYYNRQAIQTILKMAAANGLGRLLVGCGGILSTPAASCVIRKHKALGGIILSASHNPGGPKGDFGVKYNTSNGGPAPEKVTEAIYARSKVIDSYKILEAADVNLDRPGAFTLGTLSVEVIDPVEPYTQLMESLFDFDRIHQLLTSGKFGMCMDSLHAVTGPYAHAIFEKRLGAPEGTVLNGIPLEDFGGGHPDPNLVYAKDLVDILYGDNAPDFGAASDGDGDRNMILGSSFFVTPSDSIAVLTANAHLVPGYSQGLAGVARSMPTSAAVDRVAAQLGIDCYETPTGWKFFGNLLDAGKATLCGEESFGTGSNHVREKDGLWAVLFWLNILAVRGESVEQIVRSHWQTYGRNFYSRHDYEEVDGARAQELMERLRSSVPDLKGQQFGSYQVEYGDDFSYTDPVDGSISQKQGIRIGFTDGSRIIFRLSGTGTKGATLRLYLESYEPDSTNHDVDTQQALEPLISLAHEIAQIRKFTEREVPTVIT